Proteins encoded by one window of Campylobacter concisus:
- the csx20 gene encoding CRISPR-associated protein Csx20, producing the protein MKKMFVLISHGLTQEQKSQALKIFGVENIINIADDAWSNISPSDENILYALNRYKKELMLEAEAGDILLVQGDFGATYNMINFAKNIGIKTIYATTKRMAQELVIDGKTIIKREFKHEKFREYL; encoded by the coding sequence ATGAAAAAGATGTTTGTGCTTATAAGTCATGGCTTGACACAAGAGCAGAAAAGTCAAGCTCTAAAGATCTTTGGCGTCGAAAATATTATAAATATTGCCGATGACGCGTGGTCAAACATTAGCCCATCTGATGAAAATATACTATATGCTTTAAACAGATATAAAAAGGAGTTGATGCTTGAAGCTGAAGCTGGTGATATTTTACTAGTACAAGGTGACTTTGGCGCTACATATAATATGATAAATTTCGCTAAAAATATCGGGATAAAGACCATCTATGCTACTACTAAACGCATGGCGCAAGAACTCGTAATAGACGGGAAAACGATAATAAAGCGCGAATTTAAGCACGAGAAATT
- a CDS encoding anaerobic C4-dicarboxylate transporter, whose translation MDFLMNLSEGMQFAIQLLIVLICLFYGAKKGGIALGMLGGIGLIVLVFGFNIEPGKPAIDVMLTILAVVVASATLQASGGLDVMLQIAETILRKNPKYVSILAPFVTCTLTILCGTGHVVYTVLPIVYDIAIKNGIRPERPMAASSIASQMGIIASPVSVAVVTLTSFLINAKTHLAGFDGYLDLLKITIPSTFCGVLAVGIFSWFRGKDLDKDEVFQAKLQDPEFKKYVYGDSATLLGKKLPGYQWAAMWIFLGSILVVALLGYFKDLRPSWTTYKDATVVQVIANLPTEQKVLKTLKIKDASIQTEAAELKVANDKLNANQKAQSVKIIGKDANQTLTRTADGAVTYINEKGAKEEFQGAYINISNKQASSKSLSMVHVIQIFMLLTGAIILIFTPTDASKIGKNEIFRSGMIALVAVFGISWMAETMFAVHTPMMKEALGSIVKEHPWTYAVMLLIISKFVNSQAAALVAFVPLALNIDVNPAIILAFAPACYGYYILPTYPSDLAAIQFDRSGTTHIGKFVINHSFIIPGLIGVISSCIFGYIFATAFGYL comes from the coding sequence ATGGATTTTCTCATGAATTTAAGTGAAGGCATGCAGTTTGCTATTCAGCTTCTCATCGTCCTTATCTGTTTGTTCTACGGAGCTAAAAAAGGCGGTATCGCACTTGGTATGCTAGGCGGTATCGGTCTTATAGTCCTCGTTTTTGGATTTAATATCGAGCCTGGTAAGCCAGCTATTGATGTTATGCTAACTATCCTTGCTGTTGTTGTGGCAAGTGCTACGCTTCAAGCTAGTGGTGGTCTTGATGTTATGCTTCAAATAGCAGAAACCATACTTAGAAAAAATCCAAAATATGTAAGTATCTTGGCTCCTTTTGTAACATGTACGCTTACTATTTTATGCGGTACTGGACACGTTGTTTATACCGTGCTTCCTATCGTTTATGATATTGCTATCAAAAATGGCATCCGCCCAGAGCGACCAATGGCAGCAAGCTCGATAGCCTCACAAATGGGCATCATCGCAAGCCCAGTTTCAGTTGCTGTTGTAACTCTTACAAGCTTTCTTATTAATGCTAAAACTCACTTAGCTGGCTTTGATGGATATTTAGATCTTTTAAAGATTACGATTCCATCAACATTTTGTGGCGTTTTAGCGGTAGGAATTTTTAGCTGGTTTAGAGGTAAAGATCTTGATAAAGACGAAGTATTCCAAGCAAAGCTTCAAGATCCTGAGTTTAAAAAATATGTTTATGGCGATAGTGCGACACTTTTAGGCAAAAAGCTTCCTGGCTATCAGTGGGCTGCGATGTGGATATTTTTAGGCTCTATTCTTGTAGTTGCGCTTCTTGGATATTTTAAAGATCTTCGCCCAAGCTGGACTACTTACAAAGACGCAACAGTCGTTCAAGTAATAGCTAACCTTCCAACTGAGCAAAAAGTCTTAAAAACCTTAAAAATAAAAGACGCTAGCATCCAAACAGAGGCGGCTGAGTTAAAAGTAGCAAACGATAAGCTAAATGCTAATCAAAAAGCTCAATCAGTCAAAATCATCGGCAAAGATGCAAATCAAACTCTTACTCGCACGGCTGATGGCGCAGTAACATATATAAATGAAAAAGGCGCAAAAGAAGAATTTCAAGGTGCTTACATCAATATAAGCAACAAACAAGCATCTTCAAAAAGCCTAAGTATGGTTCATGTTATCCAAATTTTCATGCTTTTAACTGGCGCTATCATTTTAATCTTTACACCAACAGATGCTAGCAAGATCGGTAAAAACGAGATATTTAGATCAGGTATGATTGCTCTTGTTGCAGTTTTTGGTATCTCTTGGATGGCTGAGACTATGTTTGCAGTGCACACTCCTATGATGAAAGAGGCACTAGGAAGCATTGTAAAAGAGCATCCTTGGACTTATGCGGTTATGCTTTTGATTATCTCAAAATTTGTAAATTCTCAAGCTGCAGCTTTGGTTGCATTTGTGCCATTAGCATTAAATATCGATGTTAATCCTGCTATCATTCTAGCTTTTGCGCCAGCTTGCTACGGATACTACATCCTACCAACATATCCAAGCGACCTTGCAGCTATTCAGTTTGATAGAAGTGGTACGACACATATTGGTAAATTTGTTATCAATCACAGCTTTATCATTCCGGGTCTTATTGGTGTTATATCCTCTTGTATATTTGGCTATATTTTTGCAACTGCTTTTGGATATCTATAA
- the flhB gene encoding flagellar biosynthesis protein FlhB — MAGEDQEKTEEATPKKIEDAKKDGNVPKSQDLAGFVTLVIAIGVLLAMLNFMKEQIISLYIYYSKFIGQPLTLPTVKMIVVNTFARSLLMILPVCICVAIAGVIANVMQFGFIFTTKPIMPNFGKINPLKGLKNLFSMKKVIDSIKIVLKVSIVFGVGFYFFLQFIKELPHTLFFSMFDQLAWLKEKLIILVSVMLFILFVIGLIDLLIVRFQYFKDLRMSKQEIKDEYKQMEGDPQVKGRIRQAQMRAAKRRMMQNIPQADVVITNPTHYAVAIRYDKSRDEAPIILAKGVDFLALQIKKIAVENGVQIYENPPLARELYKICEVDDTIPAHLFRAVAEVLSFVYMSNKQKFKDKL, encoded by the coding sequence ATGGCAGGCGAAGATCAGGAAAAAACCGAAGAAGCGACTCCCAAAAAGATAGAAGATGCCAAAAAAGACGGCAACGTTCCCAAAAGTCAGGACCTGGCTGGGTTCGTGACCCTTGTCATCGCTATTGGCGTACTACTTGCAATGCTAAATTTTATGAAAGAACAGATCATCTCACTTTATATCTATTACTCAAAATTTATCGGTCAGCCACTTACCTTGCCAACTGTAAAAATGATCGTCGTAAATACCTTTGCAAGGTCGCTTCTTATGATACTTCCGGTTTGTATCTGTGTGGCGATCGCTGGTGTCATCGCAAATGTAATGCAGTTTGGATTTATCTTTACCACAAAACCTATAATGCCAAATTTTGGCAAGATAAATCCACTAAAGGGACTAAAAAATTTATTCTCGATGAAAAAAGTGATAGATAGCATCAAAATCGTACTAAAAGTTAGCATCGTCTTTGGAGTTGGATTTTATTTTTTCTTGCAGTTTATAAAGGAGTTGCCACACACGCTCTTTTTTTCTATGTTTGATCAGCTTGCTTGGCTAAAAGAAAAGCTCATCATTCTTGTTAGTGTCATGCTTTTTATACTTTTCGTGATCGGACTTATCGACCTTCTCATTGTGCGTTTTCAATACTTTAAAGACCTTCGTATGAGCAAGCAAGAGATAAAAGATGAGTATAAGCAAATGGAAGGAGATCCACAAGTTAAGGGCAGAATTCGTCAAGCACAAATGCGTGCAGCCAAGCGTCGAATGATGCAAAATATCCCACAAGCTGACGTAGTCATCACAAACCCTACTCACTACGCCGTGGCGATAAGATATGATAAAAGTCGCGACGAGGCGCCGATAATACTTGCTAAAGGTGTCGATTTTTTAGCACTGCAAATCAAAAAAATAGCCGTTGAAAATGGTGTGCAAATTTATGAAAATCCACCACTCGCAAGAGAGCTTTATAAAATTTGTGAAGTCGATGATACGATACCAGCACATCTTTTTAGGGCCGTGGCCGAAGTGTTAAGCTTCGTTTATATGAGCAATAAACAAAAATTTAAAGATAAGCTTTGA
- a CDS encoding cytochrome-c peroxidase: MKIKSVLLGFVALATALNAQNLIQDALDVGLVAIPSDPKALTKAINEASPDAEKYPTTMAAYELGKRLYFDPRLSKSGIISCNTCHNLGLGGADGVPASTGHKWTPNPHHVNAPTVYNSVFNSVQFWDGRAAHLAAQAAGPMTAMPEMASTPELVEQRLKSIPAYVSEFKAAFNSDVSFELVTTAIGIFERTLVTPSRFDKFLEGDETALNGAEKKGLKTFIDKGCATCHNGINLGGTLQPFEVAGKYEFANLGDFKGDANGLVKAPTLRNIELTAPYFHNGAVWSLKDAVKMMGSVQLGIEINDKEAADIVTFLNSLTGKMPKVEYPSFPASTEKTPKPELDY; encoded by the coding sequence ATGAAAATTAAGTCAGTTTTGTTGGGTTTTGTTGCGTTAGCGACGGCGCTAAACGCTCAAAATTTGATCCAAGACGCGCTAGATGTGGGTCTAGTCGCTATCCCTAGCGATCCAAAGGCGCTAACCAAAGCGATAAACGAAGCTTCTCCAGATGCTGAGAAATATCCAACCACTATGGCTGCTTACGAGCTTGGTAAGAGGCTTTATTTTGATCCGAGATTATCAAAATCCGGCATTATCAGCTGCAACACCTGTCACAACTTGGGCTTAGGCGGAGCGGACGGCGTACCTGCATCTACAGGTCACAAATGGACCCCAAACCCTCATCACGTAAATGCTCCGACGGTTTACAACTCCGTATTTAACTCGGTGCAGTTTTGGGATGGACGCGCCGCTCACCTAGCCGCTCAGGCTGCCGGCCCGATGACTGCGATGCCGGAGATGGCTTCTACTCCGGAGCTTGTCGAGCAAAGGCTAAAATCGATCCCAGCGTATGTGAGCGAGTTTAAGGCCGCGTTTAATAGCGACGTGAGCTTTGAGCTGGTAACGACGGCCATAGGTATCTTTGAAAGAACGCTCGTAACTCCGTCTAGATTCGATAAATTTTTAGAAGGCGACGAGACTGCGCTAAACGGCGCTGAGAAAAAAGGACTAAAAACCTTCATCGACAAGGGTTGCGCTACATGCCATAACGGCATAAATTTGGGCGGTACTTTACAGCCGTTTGAGGTTGCGGGCAAATATGAATTTGCAAATTTGGGCGACTTTAAAGGCGATGCAAACGGTCTAGTAAAAGCTCCTACGTTACGCAACATCGAGCTAACGGCTCCGTATTTTCACAACGGTGCAGTTTGGTCGCTAAAAGATGCCGTCAAAATGATGGGTAGCGTACAGCTAGGTATCGAGATAAATGACAAAGAAGCCGCCGATATCGTGACGTTTTTAAATTCGCTAACAGGCAAAATGCCTAAAGTCGAATATCCGTCCTTCCCTGCATCTACCGAAAAGACCCCAAAACCGGAGCTTGACTACTAA
- the rplU gene encoding 50S ribosomal protein L21: MSKYAIFKHGGKQYRVSEGEYLKLDHFSAEAKSTVEITEVLAVNDGEVKVGAPFVKGAKVVLEVVNEGKDKKVVIYKKRRRKDSKLKRGFRRQFTRVKVVSIAA; the protein is encoded by the coding sequence ATGTCAAAATACGCTATATTTAAGCATGGCGGTAAGCAATATCGTGTTAGTGAGGGCGAGTACCTTAAGCTAGACCACTTTAGTGCTGAAGCTAAATCAACCGTTGAGATTACAGAAGTTTTGGCTGTAAATGACGGCGAAGTAAAGGTAGGTGCGCCATTTGTGAAGGGTGCAAAAGTTGTTCTTGAGGTCGTTAATGAAGGCAAAGACAAAAAAGTAGTTATCTACAAAAAACGCAGACGTAAAGACTCAAAACTAAAACGCGGCTTTAGAAGACAATTTACACGTGTAAAAGTCGTAAGTATCGCAGCTTAA
- the rpmA gene encoding 50S ribosomal protein L27, translating into MAHKKGQGSTQNNRDSIGRRLGVKKFGGEFVRAGNIIIRQRGTATHAGNNVGLGKDHTIFALVDGFVKFERLDKNRKKVSVYPAA; encoded by the coding sequence ATGGCACACAAAAAAGGTCAAGGTTCAACCCAAAATAACCGTGATAGTATCGGACGCCGATTAGGTGTTAAAAAATTTGGTGGTGAGTTCGTTCGTGCTGGAAATATAATCATCCGCCAAAGAGGAACAGCAACTCACGCTGGAAATAACGTAGGTCTTGGTAAAGACCATACAATTTTTGCATTAGTCGATGGCTTTGTAAAATTTGAAAGACTTGATAAAAATAGAAAAAAAGTATCTGTTTATCCAGCTGCATAA
- the obgE gene encoding GTPase ObgE, protein MFIDSARLTLSSGHGGAGAVSFRREKHVILGGPDGGDGGDGGDVYFVCDNNTHTLANYKGKRAMKAGNGEAGMGKRMTGKKGENLELIVPPGTAVYDAQTNELLCDIVSEGQKTLFLKGGKGGLGNFHFKSSINQAPEYAQKGMPEESIEVRLELKLIADVGLVGFPNVGKSTLISTVSNAKPQIANYEFTTLTPKLGLVEVDEFSGFVMADIPGIIEGASDGRGLGVKFLKHIERNKILLFMIDGANYRSMSEQFSVLKEEVAKFSSVLASRDYAIAITRVDAAENLDENIKEFMKSINLEPNQVGKFVYKQDLYSFDAEKPYFVLPISSATNENIDELKFALLELLKKEL, encoded by the coding sequence ATGTTTATAGATAGTGCAAGATTGACTCTAAGTTCGGGGCATGGTGGAGCTGGAGCTGTGAGTTTTCGCCGTGAAAAACACGTCATTTTAGGTGGTCCTGATGGCGGAGATGGCGGAGATGGCGGAGATGTTTATTTTGTTTGTGACAACAATACCCATACTTTAGCAAATTATAAGGGTAAAAGAGCCATGAAGGCTGGCAATGGTGAAGCTGGCATGGGCAAGCGAATGACTGGCAAAAAGGGCGAAAATTTAGAACTCATAGTCCCTCCTGGTACAGCTGTTTATGATGCACAGACAAATGAACTACTCTGTGATATAGTTAGTGAGGGTCAAAAGACGCTATTTTTAAAGGGCGGTAAAGGTGGACTCGGAAATTTTCACTTTAAAAGCTCTATCAACCAAGCTCCAGAATACGCACAAAAAGGTATGCCTGAAGAGAGTATTGAAGTAAGGCTCGAGTTAAAGCTCATTGCTGATGTTGGTTTGGTGGGCTTTCCAAATGTTGGTAAATCAACGCTTATTTCAACAGTATCAAATGCCAAACCGCAGATCGCAAACTACGAATTTACAACGCTTACGCCAAAGCTTGGACTTGTCGAGGTCGATGAGTTTAGTGGCTTTGTCATGGCCGACATCCCTGGTATCATCGAAGGGGCGAGCGATGGACGCGGTTTGGGCGTTAAATTTCTAAAACATATCGAGCGAAATAAAATTTTACTTTTTATGATAGACGGAGCAAACTACAGAAGCATGAGCGAGCAGTTTAGCGTGCTAAAAGAGGAGGTCGCTAAATTTTCAAGTGTGCTTGCTAGCAGGGACTACGCGATCGCTATCACCAGAGTCGATGCGGCAGAAAATTTAGATGAAAATATAAAAGAATTTATGAAAAGTATAAATTTAGAGCCAAATCAAGTTGGTAAATTTGTCTATAAACAAGACCTATACAGCTTTGACGCGGAAAAACCATACTTTGTTTTGCCAATCTCATCAGCGACAAACGAGAACATCGACGAGCTTAAATTTGCACTGCTTGAGCTGCTTAAAAAGGAGCTTTGA
- a CDS encoding GDP-mannose dehydrogenase has translation MKKIFCIMLFCLGAYSCEPADPAYMFLDFNDIDRDGTLNLDEWMTCKAPPGLKIAPDLCTSDEFKRLDLDRSGKVSVNELRNLVLQKISWQKDPCASWPPSSKNADQNKSR, from the coding sequence ATGAAGAAAATTTTTTGCATTATGCTATTTTGCCTTGGTGCATATAGCTGTGAGCCAGCGGATCCGGCATATATGTTTTTAGATTTTAATGACATAGATCGCGACGGAACGTTAAATTTAGATGAGTGGATGACGTGCAAGGCGCCACCAGGACTAAAAATAGCACCAGATCTATGCACTAGTGATGAATTTAAAAGGCTGGATCTTGATCGTAGTGGCAAAGTTAGCGTTAATGAGCTAAGAAATTTAGTATTGCAAAAGATTAGTTGGCAGAAAGATCCATGCGCCTCTTGGCCGCCAAGCAGCAAAAACGCAGATCAAAATAAAAGTCGTTGA
- the fmt gene encoding methionyl-tRNA formyltransferase — MNVVFMGTPDYAVRILRHIKEAGFNIKAVFTQPDKPVGRKQILTPSEVKIYAQNELVGVPVLTPNTLKDEAVVSELKAFEPKFIVVAAYGKILPRSVLDVATCINLHASILPKYRGASPIQSAILSGEKQTGVTAMLMDAGLDTGDMLDFIYTPCETKMSSELFSELGELGGELIVKVLKNFENLKPQKQDDAQASHCKKISKSDGLFSFDEEVGQIYNKFRALTPWPGIYLASGLKILSLELSEKSGKSGEILSVEKDHVVVACKGGAVKIYELQEPSKKPTNAKAYINGKRLSVGDELK; from the coding sequence ATGAATGTAGTTTTTATGGGGACGCCTGATTATGCTGTTAGGATACTTAGGCACATAAAAGAAGCTGGCTTTAACATAAAAGCGGTCTTTACCCAGCCTGATAAGCCAGTTGGCAGAAAGCAAATTTTAACCCCAAGCGAGGTCAAAATTTACGCGCAAAATGAGCTAGTAGGCGTGCCAGTCCTTACGCCAAATACGCTAAAAGATGAGGCGGTGGTTAGCGAGCTAAAGGCATTTGAGCCTAAATTTATCGTAGTGGCAGCTTATGGCAAAATTTTGCCTAGGAGTGTGCTTGATGTGGCAACTTGTATAAATTTACACGCTTCGATCTTGCCAAAATATAGAGGTGCTAGCCCCATTCAAAGCGCGATCCTATCAGGAGAGAAACAAACTGGCGTTACAGCTATGCTAATGGACGCTGGCCTTGACACTGGTGATATGCTGGACTTCATCTACACGCCTTGTGAGACGAAGATGTCAAGCGAGCTTTTTAGTGAGCTAGGCGAGCTTGGCGGCGAGCTAATCGTAAAAGTACTTAAGAATTTTGAAAATTTAAAGCCACAAAAACAAGACGACGCGCAGGCCTCGCACTGCAAAAAGATAAGCAAGAGTGACGGACTTTTTAGCTTTGATGAAGAGGTGGGGCAAATTTATAATAAATTTCGTGCGCTCACACCTTGGCCAGGGATTTATCTAGCAAGCGGACTAAAAATTTTATCGCTTGAGCTAAGCGAAAAAAGTGGCAAAAGCGGAGAAATTTTAAGCGTAGAAAAAGACCACGTCGTGGTTGCTTGCAAGGGTGGGGCGGTCAAAATTTACGAGCTTCAAGAGCCAAGCAAAAAGCCAACAAACGCAAAAGCATATATAAATGGTAAGCGCCTTAGCGTTGGTGATGAATTAAAATAA
- the thiD gene encoding bifunctional hydroxymethylpyrimidine kinase/phosphomethylpyrimidine kinase: MKNALSIAGVDPSGGAGVLADIKVFIAHSVYAMGAITAVTAQNTKGIFGMQLVEPKLIEDQIKAIFDDIRVDVIKIGVVPSVEIIKSVAKTLREIKNLPPVVLDPVMSCKNGDIWLEGAAKDAIVEELFPLASVITPNIFEAREILKHELKGESELKEACKELLKFGTKSVYLKCGELNGKSLDIFYDGKEYEIFSDERIKTTATHGSGCSLSSAIASNLANGQSLKESVKNAHDYIFNAIKNAVIIGGGQNPVNHFYKFKV, encoded by the coding sequence ATGAAAAATGCACTAAGTATAGCAGGGGTTGATCCAAGCGGTGGAGCCGGAGTTTTAGCTGATATAAAGGTCTTTATAGCGCACAGCGTATATGCGATGGGAGCGATCACGGCGGTCACTGCTCAAAATACAAAGGGCATATTTGGTATGCAGCTAGTTGAGCCAAAGCTCATAGAGGATCAGATCAAAGCGATATTTGATGATATAAGAGTTGATGTGATAAAAATAGGCGTTGTCCCAAGCGTTGAGATCATCAAAAGCGTCGCAAAAACGCTAAGAGAGATCAAAAATTTACCGCCAGTCGTGCTAGATCCTGTTATGAGCTGTAAAAATGGTGACATATGGCTAGAGGGCGCTGCAAAAGACGCGATCGTGGAGGAGCTTTTTCCGCTTGCGAGCGTGATCACGCCAAATATCTTTGAAGCGCGTGAAATTTTAAAGCATGAGCTAAAGGGCGAGAGTGAGCTAAAAGAGGCTTGTAAGGAGCTTTTGAAATTTGGCACAAAGAGTGTCTATCTAAAATGTGGCGAGCTTAATGGCAAGTCGCTTGATATATTTTATGATGGCAAGGAATATGAAATTTTTAGCGATGAGCGTATAAAAACGACCGCAACTCACGGCTCAGGCTGCTCGCTATCAAGTGCGATTGCTTCAAATTTAGCAAATGGCCAAAGCCTAAAAGAGAGCGTGAAAAATGCGCATGATTATATCTTTAACGCTATCAAAAATGCGGTCATCATCGGCGGTGGACAAAATCCGGTAAATCACTTCTATAAATTTAAGGTGTGA